The DNA region CTAAGCAAAGGTCAAAAAATCAACTCAAGATGAACTTGCTCTATTTGCTTTTAGGGAAATGCTCGCTTCCGAGCACATGCTGGCAGGATCATTAGAGTCTTTGACGAGTCCATCCAGGTGCTGGGCCAGGAGGGCGATCTGGAGAAGCTGGACGAGATCTGGACCAAAATTGCCGTTAGTCACATTCCGCGGACCATTTCCAAGGAGTCTTACAACGTAAGTCGGACACTAAAAGCAAGACCAAAAACCTTACACCATACACCTTAGTGAAGGCATTGAAAAGTTCtaaattctaattaaaatatttattttttcttttagcAACTGAAAGGAGTAATCCTAGATGTTCTGACAGCAGCCTGCAGTCTGGACGAGAGTCAAGCGGCCACGTGGGCTAAGCTTGTGGACCACGTATATGGAATCATCTTCAAGGCGATCGACGACGATGGCAACGCCAAGTAGATGAggcagctggaggagatgcAACCGAATCCGTGGAAGGATGCAACTGATGCCAGGCGGTGGCACTTGCAACACATGCACAGCTTATGTAGTTCTAAGTAATTGATAAATGTTAGCTATTCTCGTTTTGTAATAATGAATGCGAATgtccaatacaaaaatacacacacagtGAAAACTTATGTCTGCGTAGAGCTActcacacacgcgcacaccccacacacacatacacccgCACTTGCATTGCTCTGTAAAGCTTTAACCCATTGTCAGCCTTAAGCACTTGATAGCAAACAACACATGGAATCAGCAAAGGAGAAATAAGAAAGCTTATGAATAAAATCCAGTTTGAAAGCATATCCTATTCAATTTTAAGTTGTTTTGTAATACTTAAATGACGTCTTTATTTTAAACCGGGTTTTTATGGTGCGTTTTTCATTATATATTGAGAACTGTCAAAAAATATTACGTTTTATGGGTTCGTTTAtctaaacaatattttaaaattttaactgTCACAAACAAATTCCATATTTTAGAATTGTGTCCAATACTCCATAGTATATGTAGTTTGTTTCGGTCTGTCAGTGTGCACATGAAatcataattaaaataattgtccaCTCACTCATAACTAGAACAACGCTGAAAGCATTTAAGCACACTCGAAAACCATTTCCGCACATGATTTTGCGCCACCACAGCTTCCACTAAAAGTTGGGCAAACAATTGCAAACATCGCTCAGCTGTG from Drosophila santomea strain STO CAGO 1482 chromosome 3R, Prin_Dsan_1.1, whole genome shotgun sequence includes:
- the LOC120452871 gene encoding globin CTT-VI, encoding MNSDEVQLIKKTWEIPVATPTDSGAAILTQFFNRFPSNLEKFPFRDVPLEELSGNARFRAHAGRIIRVFDESIQVLGQEGDLEKLDEIWTKIAVSHIPRTISKESYNQLKGVILDVLTAACSLDESQAATWAKLVDHVYGIIFKAIDDDGNAK